Proteins encoded within one genomic window of Candidatus Desulfarcum epimagneticum:
- the mqnC gene encoding Cyclic dehypoxanthine futalosine synthase, giving the protein MKNALEKKIHDGERISEKEALTLFSWDLKDLGKAADFRRSLAVPGKEVGFIIDRIINFTNICEAACAFCAFHARADIIRPYEMTTDDILEKVRELSEMGGLQVMLQGGLHPGLGLEHYVEMVRAVKARFPDIRLHSFSPAEIAHIAKKSAMPIPDVVKTLKEAGLDSIPGASDILVARVRKKVSPKKISVEKWREVMRALSENGMKSSATMTYGMGETLAEKIEHLAVIRDIQDETGVIRCFIPWSFSPPKTRMASIRPATGFEYLQVAAISRIFLDNIAHMQAGWLTEGLKPAQMALAMGADDMGGVLTEETVVKATGVHAQTSAGQMIALIRNAGKIPVLRDSDYRVVKRYG; this is encoded by the coding sequence ATGAAAAACGCGCTTGAGAAAAAAATACACGACGGAGAGCGAATCTCGGAAAAAGAGGCCCTGACGCTTTTTTCCTGGGACCTCAAAGACCTGGGCAAGGCCGCCGACTTCAGGAGAAGCCTGGCGGTCCCGGGAAAAGAGGTGGGGTTTATCATCGACCGGATCATCAACTTCACCAACATCTGCGAGGCGGCCTGCGCCTTTTGCGCCTTTCACGCCCGGGCCGATATCATCAGGCCCTATGAGATGACCACGGACGACATCCTTGAAAAAGTCCGGGAGCTGTCCGAAATGGGCGGCCTCCAGGTCATGCTCCAGGGCGGGCTTCATCCCGGCCTTGGGCTTGAGCATTATGTGGAGATGGTCCGGGCGGTCAAGGCGCGTTTCCCGGACATCCGCCTGCACTCCTTTTCCCCGGCCGAGATCGCCCATATCGCCAAAAAATCGGCCATGCCCATCCCCGATGTGGTGAAAACGCTCAAGGAGGCGGGGCTCGACTCGATTCCGGGCGCCTCGGATATTCTGGTGGCGCGCGTCCGGAAAAAAGTCAGCCCCAAAAAAATCAGTGTGGAGAAATGGCGGGAGGTCATGCGCGCCCTTTCGGAAAACGGCATGAAATCCTCGGCCACCATGACCTACGGCATGGGGGAGACTTTGGCTGAAAAAATCGAGCATCTGGCCGTCATCCGGGACATCCAGGATGAGACCGGCGTCATCCGCTGCTTCATCCCCTGGTCCTTTTCCCCCCCAAAAACCCGCATGGCCTCCATCCGGCCGGCCACGGGCTTTGAATACCTCCAGGTGGCGGCCATCTCCCGGATTTTTTTAGACAACATCGCGCATATGCAGGCCGGCTGGCTCACCGAGGGGCTCAAACCGGCGCAGATGGCCCTGGCCATGGGGGCCGACGACATGGGCGGGGTTTTGACCGAAGAGACGGTGGTGAAAGCCACCGGGGTCCACGCCCAAACCAGCGCCGGGCAGATGATCGCGCTGATCCGAAACGCCGGGAAAATCCCGGTTCTCAGGGACTCGGACTACAGGGTGGTGAAACGCTATGGATAA
- the mqnA gene encoding Chorismate dehydratase, whose product MRLGYIDYLNCHPFYHHMFEKEPLENVAITAGHPSTLNRMMKDGDLDMSPISAGFFPEIMDRASLSGDFCLSSVGYVRSVILASKAPIEELDGKKVGLSRASRTSAALLKILFQKYYRIRPQYVPAPPGLQLDGLQAQLVIGNEALKKFAHPPPYIYDLGDLWLRKTTYPVVFAVFAAKKDALEKRGDEIRAIRRSFERSLSFFKDRKQEVVASAKKKYPDIAFDISMYYDLLRFEFTDELKKALHFYFLSGAECGLFKPVSHVEFF is encoded by the coding sequence ATGAGACTGGGATATATCGATTACCTGAACTGCCATCCGTTCTATCACCACATGTTTGAAAAAGAGCCCCTTGAAAACGTGGCGATCACGGCCGGCCATCCCTCGACCTTAAACCGCATGATGAAAGACGGCGATTTGGACATGAGCCCCATCTCCGCGGGCTTTTTCCCGGAAATCATGGACCGGGCGAGCCTGTCGGGCGATTTCTGTCTAAGCTCCGTCGGGTACGTGCGCTCGGTGATCCTGGCCTCGAAAGCCCCCATTGAGGAGCTGGACGGAAAAAAAGTGGGGCTGTCCCGCGCCTCGCGCACCTCAGCGGCGCTTTTAAAGATACTGTTTCAAAAATATTACCGGATTCGGCCTCAATACGTCCCGGCGCCCCCCGGGCTTCAGCTGGATGGTCTCCAGGCCCAGCTTGTGATCGGAAACGAGGCGCTGAAAAAATTCGCCCACCCGCCCCCCTACATCTACGACCTGGGGGACCTGTGGCTTCGAAAAACCACCTATCCCGTGGTGTTCGCGGTGTTCGCGGCGAAAAAAGACGCCCTTGAAAAACGCGGGGATGAGATCCGCGCGATCCGCCGCTCGTTTGAGCGCTCCCTTTCCTTTTTTAAAGACCGGAAACAGGAGGTGGTGGCGTCGGCGAAAAAAAAATACCCGGACATCGCCTTTGACATTTCCATGTACTATGACCTTTTGCGCTTCGAATTTACGGACGAGCTGAAAAAAGCCCTGCATTTTTATTTCCTGTCCGGGGCCGAATGCGGGCTTTTTAAACCCGTGAGCCATGTGGAGTTCTTTTAA
- a CDS encoding Aminofutalosine synthase MqnE — protein sequence MTKHTPPAQTPSSRKLPDRIDSPGLKDIAAKVDAGVPVSRKDAAVMLKTHDILDLGIIADHIRTRLYGKSTFYSVNMNLNYTNVCELRCPLCAYSCDKDDENAFVLSLDEIENRMTRAAPLEIDEVHIVGGLNPDIEPDYYENMLRLIKKIRPDIHIVAFTAAEYDYFAKRNGLSLKEIFARFMDSGLGALPGGGAEIFAERVREKIAPKKISGDRWLEVMAAAHESGLKANATMLYNHIENDDDIIDHLSRLRDFQDKTPVFKTFLPLLFHRENTEIKSRKDATGFDDIRIYATSRIFLHNFPHIKALWMYLGEKTAQILQAFGVDDLGGTYHNEKVVHAAGADTSDFGTESFMRRLISRAGFEPRRTAADYRERKNP from the coding sequence ATGACGAAACACACACCACCGGCCCAAACCCCGTCCAGCCGGAAGCTGCCGGACCGGATAGACAGCCCGGGCCTCAAAGACATCGCGGCGAAAGTGGACGCGGGCGTTCCCGTGAGCCGAAAAGACGCGGCCGTCATGCTTAAAACCCATGACATCCTGGATTTGGGAATCATCGCGGACCACATCCGAACCCGGCTTTACGGCAAATCCACCTTTTACAGCGTCAACATGAATCTCAACTACACCAATGTCTGCGAGCTGCGCTGCCCGCTGTGCGCCTATTCCTGCGATAAGGACGACGAAAACGCCTTTGTTCTGAGCCTGGATGAAATTGAAAATAGAATGACCCGGGCCGCGCCTTTGGAAATCGACGAGGTCCACATCGTGGGGGGGCTCAACCCGGACATTGAGCCGGATTATTATGAAAACATGCTGCGGCTGATTAAAAAAATCCGGCCGGACATTCACATTGTGGCCTTCACCGCCGCGGAATACGATTATTTCGCCAAACGAAACGGCCTGTCTTTAAAGGAAATCTTCGCGCGTTTCATGGACTCGGGCCTGGGGGCCCTGCCCGGGGGGGGCGCCGAGATATTCGCGGAGCGGGTCCGGGAAAAAATCGCGCCCAAAAAAATATCCGGGGACCGGTGGCTGGAGGTGATGGCCGCGGCCCACGAAAGCGGCCTGAAAGCCAACGCCACCATGCTTTACAACCACATTGAAAACGACGACGACATCATCGACCACCTCTCCCGGCTTCGGGATTTCCAGGACAAAACGCCTGTGTTCAAAACCTTTCTGCCCCTTTTGTTTCACCGGGAAAACACCGAGATCAAGTCCCGAAAGGACGCCACCGGGTTTGACGACATCCGGATATACGCCACAAGCCGGATCTTTTTGCATAACTTCCCCCACATCAAGGCCCTTTGGATGTATTTGGGGGAAAAGACGGCCCAGATTTTGCAGGCCTTCGGCGTGGACGACCTGGGCGGCACGTACCACAACGAAAAGGTGGTCCACGCCGCCGGCGCCGACACATCGGACTTTGGAACCGAGTCCTTTATGAGACGGCTCATCTCCCGGGCGGGCTTTGAGCCCAGACGGACCGCCGCCGACTACCGGGAGCGAAAAAACCCATGA
- a CDS encoding conserved hypothetical protein (Evidence 4 : Unknown function but conserved in other organisms), with translation MSKSPNPNAQPPNGFSLLELILSLALSSMILAAALSTFILQKRVYEKQTRIIDLEENIRAGLYMATSELMTAGFDPTGLSGAGIVSARETSLRFTADLNGDGDVSDSNEDIVYALDGTDFQLTRNGQPAAENIHALTFNYHDPDGVLLPPPADPTRVKRIGVRIRAQNAGMTRDAEAQVTLRNLFPERQP, from the coding sequence ATGAGCAAGAGCCCAAACCCAAACGCCCAACCGCCCAACGGCTTTTCCCTGCTGGAGCTGATCCTGTCCCTGGCCCTGTCCTCCATGATACTGGCCGCCGCGCTCTCCACCTTTATTTTGCAAAAACGGGTGTATGAAAAACAGACGCGGATCATCGACCTTGAGGAAAACATCCGGGCCGGCCTTTACATGGCGACCTCGGAGCTGATGACGGCCGGTTTCGATCCCACGGGCCTTTCCGGGGCCGGGATTGTGTCCGCCCGGGAGACCTCCCTTCGTTTCACCGCCGATCTCAACGGCGACGGGGATGTGTCCGACTCCAACGAGGACATCGTTTACGCGCTGGACGGGACCGATTTCCAGCTCACCCGAAACGGCCAGCCCGCGGCCGAAAACATCCATGCCCTGACCTTTAACTACCACGACCCGGACGGCGTCCTTTTGCCTCCCCCGGCCGACCCGACCCGGGTCAAACGAATCGGCGTCCGAATCCGGGCCCAAAACGCCGGAATGACTCGGGACGCCGAGGCCCAGGTGACTTTGCGAAACCTTTTCCCGGAGAGACAACCCTGA
- a CDS encoding conserved hypothetical protein (Evidence 4 : Unknown function but conserved in other organisms), which translates to MIPFVENIGLEIIVAGRYKNRMSRFFKNPKGFALAESLIAAALLSVAMLGTAGFLIHAISAHQNAGRMAAAASLAQNAVETLKSRPYDSIAGFSDSQSIYTTTRRVQTNVPGPGMKTVEVAVTWEWRGASKVFALKTIIAEK; encoded by the coding sequence GTGATCCCTTTTGTGGAAAATATCGGCCTTGAAATAATCGTCGCCGGGCGCTATAAAAACCGGATGTCGCGCTTTTTTAAAAACCCCAAGGGCTTCGCCCTGGCGGAATCCCTGATCGCGGCGGCGCTGCTGTCCGTCGCCATGCTGGGAACGGCCGGATTTCTCATTCACGCCATCTCCGCCCACCAAAACGCCGGGCGCATGGCCGCCGCCGCCTCCCTGGCCCAAAACGCCGTCGAAACCCTTAAAAGCCGGCCCTATGACTCCATCGCGGGGTTTTCCGATTCCCAATCCATTTACACGACAACCCGCCGGGTTCAAACCAACGTCCCGGGGCCGGGAATGAAAACCGTCGAGGTCGCCGTCACATGGGAGTGGCGGGGCGCCTCCAAAGTGTTCGCCCTTAAAACCATCATCGCCGAAAAATGA
- a CDS encoding conserved hypothetical protein (Evidence 4 : Unknown function but conserved in other organisms) has protein sequence MLKETHPPFPRLKSRGNGRSRTNIRVSLDKQGGRMFSKVSFPIRYGKFSEIQTPDHIFHFNLNAEIKWVRGNGPDWPHPSEWLKRTFGGDWIYYSAGGYSGLEDFTGEHYLPCLPYPTNALIGPDPFRDPAVVRAMESPRRLSENLASRVSQNGAGETGAFFKKVIEHIQTDPGEKARRLCEITGAPISVLPPDARHVDYEVIPLVIADGCLYNCGFCSVKSGRRLSVRSEKDIAGQIRALKEFYGRDIQNANAIFLGLHDSLAAGADAIDFAAKTAHEVFDFSHSHMTGAFLFLFGSVDSLLDAGDDLFERLDRLPFYTHINIGLESPDPATLKFLKKPLTPASVEKAFEKMIQINRTRKNVEISANLVLGPDLPGSHLPACAELIEKRLERFYAKGALYMSPLWSKGPGPCPAKQNILDGFFKIKRMKKMETLLYLIQRL, from the coding sequence ATGTTAAAAGAAACCCACCCCCCGTTCCCCCGGCTCAAAAGCCGGGGGAACGGGCGATCCCGAACAAACATTCGTGTCTCCCTGGACAAACAGGGAGGCCGGATGTTTTCAAAGGTCAGTTTTCCCATCCGCTACGGAAAATTCTCCGAGATCCAGACCCCGGATCACATCTTCCACTTTAATTTGAACGCCGAAATCAAGTGGGTCCGGGGAAACGGCCCGGACTGGCCCCACCCGTCGGAATGGCTCAAAAGAACCTTCGGCGGAGACTGGATCTACTATTCGGCCGGGGGATATTCCGGGTTGGAGGACTTCACCGGGGAGCATTACCTTCCCTGTCTGCCGTATCCCACCAACGCTCTGATCGGCCCCGATCCCTTCCGCGACCCCGCGGTGGTCCGCGCCATGGAATCCCCGCGCCGCCTTTCCGAAAACCTGGCGTCCCGGGTTTCGCAAAACGGCGCCGGGGAAACAGGGGCTTTTTTTAAAAAAGTCATTGAACACATCCAGACAGACCCGGGGGAAAAGGCCCGCCGGCTTTGCGAGATCACCGGCGCGCCCATATCGGTCCTTCCCCCGGACGCCCGCCATGTGGATTACGAGGTGATTCCCCTGGTCATCGCCGACGGATGTCTGTACAACTGCGGGTTTTGCTCGGTGAAATCCGGGCGGCGGCTCTCGGTCCGGTCCGAAAAAGACATCGCCGGCCAGATCCGGGCGCTGAAAGAGTTTTACGGCCGGGACATCCAAAACGCCAACGCCATTTTTTTGGGCCTGCACGACTCCCTGGCGGCGGGCGCCGACGCCATCGATTTCGCGGCGAAAACCGCCCACGAGGTTTTTGATTTCAGCCATTCACACATGACCGGGGCGTTTTTGTTTCTGTTCGGCAGCGTGGATTCCCTGCTGGACGCCGGGGACGATCTCTTTGAGCGCCTGGACCGCCTGCCTTTTTACACCCACATCAACATCGGCCTGGAATCCCCGGACCCCGCCACGCTCAAATTTTTGAAAAAACCCCTGACCCCCGCGTCCGTTGAAAAGGCGTTTGAAAAAATGATCCAGATCAACCGGACCCGAAAAAACGTGGAGATCAGCGCAAACCTGGTCCTGGGGCCGGACCTTCCCGGCTCCCATCTCCCGGCGTGCGCGGAACTCATTGAAAAACGCCTGGAGCGTTTCTACGCCAAAGGCGCCCTTTACATGTCCCCGCTGTGGTCAAAGGGCCCGGGGCCCTGCCCGGCCAAACAAAACATCCTGGATGGGTTTTTCAAAATCAAACGGATGAAAAAAATGGAGACATTGCTTTACCTGATCCAGCGCCTGTGA
- a CDS encoding exported hypothetical protein (Evidence 5 : Unknown function), with amino-acid sequence MKKRALMILAIGLIGIPALLGCSHTKAPQKPAGFVPRSVPMDFYQQNVDVFAVIVDSSFKMMQSSGERTQLNLAKTFTDRLIRTLPADLKIKSGLISFGPGPGGKNVPRFLSGPADHSPADFRAATDKIGLTFGGDIRISDAMDLASDALSEIPGKKALFVVSRGRLDGAAMEGAARRIKEKFGKSLSLYAMTTSNDPALSDSMEKIAGQCARGFLAPAQGLLEPHQMADFVKRTFMIQRVDTDEDGVPDQMDQCPDTPSGADIDTEGCALDSDKDGVYDYRDACPGTPGGAPVDEKGCPMDQDKDGVYDHLDRCPDTPSDAPVDEKGCLMDQDEDGVYDHLDQCPDTPANVKVCEKGCPYDHDKDGVYDYLDACPGTPAEIEKVDAAGCPFDTDKDGIYDYLDQCADTPANVKTDEKGCPLDHDGDGVYDYMDACPGTPAQARKVDAEGCPFDADKDGVYDYLDQCPGTPPNAGRINEKGCWSISPIFFDYKKADIKTEGLGVLNEVGKILVTNPSVKVTVFAYTDGVGSSAYNARLAKKRGLAVKDYLLGMGIEESRVSIASMGLKNPRSSNLTEKGRAMNRRVEIRTSR; translated from the coding sequence ATGAAAAAACGCGCGTTGATGATTCTTGCAATCGGACTCATCGGGATTCCGGCGCTGTTGGGGTGCTCCCACACCAAAGCCCCCCAAAAACCCGCCGGTTTCGTCCCCCGGTCCGTGCCCATGGATTTTTACCAGCAAAATGTGGATGTGTTCGCGGTGATTGTGGACTCATCCTTCAAGATGATGCAGTCCAGCGGCGAGCGCACCCAGCTCAACCTGGCCAAAACCTTCACGGACCGCCTGATCCGGACCCTGCCGGCGGATCTGAAAATAAAAAGCGGCCTGATTTCCTTCGGACCCGGACCCGGGGGCAAAAATGTCCCCCGTTTTCTGTCCGGACCGGCGGACCATTCGCCAGCCGATTTCAGGGCCGCGACGGACAAAATCGGCCTGACCTTTGGCGGGGATATCCGCATATCCGACGCCATGGACCTGGCCTCCGACGCCCTGTCCGAAATCCCGGGGAAAAAGGCCCTGTTTGTGGTGAGCCGGGGAAGGCTTGACGGCGCGGCCATGGAGGGCGCGGCCAGACGAATCAAGGAAAAATTCGGCAAATCCTTAAGCCTGTACGCCATGACGACGTCAAACGACCCGGCGCTTTCGGATTCCATGGAAAAAATCGCCGGCCAATGCGCCCGGGGATTCCTCGCGCCCGCCCAGGGTCTGCTTGAGCCCCATCAGATGGCCGATTTCGTCAAAAGAACCTTTATGATTCAGCGCGTGGACACCGACGAAGACGGCGTCCCGGATCAGATGGATCAGTGTCCCGACACCCCGTCCGGCGCCGACATCGACACGGAAGGGTGCGCCCTGGATTCGGACAAAGACGGGGTCTATGACTACCGCGACGCCTGCCCCGGAACTCCCGGGGGAGCCCCGGTCGATGAAAAGGGATGCCCCATGGACCAGGACAAAGACGGGGTCTATGACCATCTGGACCGATGCCCGGACACCCCTTCCGACGCGCCTGTGGATGAAAAAGGATGCCTCATGGACCAGGACGAAGACGGGGTCTATGACCACCTGGACCAGTGCCCGGACACCCCGGCCAACGTGAAAGTATGCGAAAAAGGCTGCCCCTACGATCACGACAAAGACGGGGTGTATGACTATCTGGACGCCTGCCCGGGAACGCCGGCTGAGATCGAAAAAGTCGACGCCGCAGGATGCCCCTTTGACACGGACAAAGACGGAATCTATGACTACCTGGATCAATGCGCCGACACCCCGGCCAACGTGAAGACGGACGAAAAAGGCTGCCCTCTCGACCATGACGGCGACGGGGTGTATGACTATATGGACGCCTGCCCGGGAACGCCGGCGCAGGCCCGGAAGGTGGACGCCGAGGGATGCCCCTTTGACGCGGACAAAGACGGGGTGTACGACTACCTGGACCAGTGCCCCGGAACCCCTCCCAACGCGGGAAGGATCAATGAAAAGGGATGCTGGAGTATTTCGCCCATTTTTTTCGACTATAAAAAAGCCGACATCAAAACCGAGGGTTTGGGGGTCCTGAACGAAGTGGGAAAAATCCTCGTCACCAACCCCTCGGTGAAAGTGACCGTGTTCGCTTACACGGACGGCGTGGGCTCATCGGCCTACAACGCCCGGCTGGCCAAAAAACGGGGCCTGGCGGTGAAGGATTACCTGCTGGGCATGGGCATTGAAGAAAGCCGCGTGTCCATTGCCTCCATGGGGCTTAAAAATCCCCGGTCCTCAAACCTGACTGAAAAGGGACGGGCCATGAACCGCAGGGTCGAAATCAGAACCTCGCGATAA
- the crcB gene encoding putative fluoride ion transporter CrcB (Evidence 3 : Putative function from multiple computational evidences), whose translation MSKLLLIGIGGFAGSILRHLVSGLFARMFENPWFPHGTLAVNAIGCFLIGLLGGLFETGRFLTPEARLVLLVGFLGGFTTFSAFGYELFAAGRDGRIMGAFMNFALHMTLGFSGVALGFKLSRAL comes from the coding sequence ATGTCCAAACTGCTTCTCATCGGAATAGGGGGTTTCGCCGGGTCCATCCTGCGTCACCTGGTCAGCGGCCTGTTTGCCCGCATGTTTGAAAATCCCTGGTTCCCCCATGGAACCCTGGCGGTGAACGCCATCGGCTGTTTTTTAATCGGCCTCCTGGGAGGGCTGTTTGAAACCGGCCGGTTCCTCACCCCCGAGGCGCGCCTTGTGCTTCTCGTGGGTTTCCTGGGGGGTTTCACCACATTTTCCGCCTTCGGATACGAGCTGTTCGCCGCGGGCAGGGATGGCCGGATCATGGGGGCGTTTATGAATTTCGCCCTCCACATGACCCTGGGTTTCTCGGGAGTGGCGCTGGGTTTCAAGCTTTCCAGGGCGCTGTGA
- a CDS encoding conserved hypothetical protein (Evidence 4 : Unknown function but conserved in other organisms), with the protein MTDPKTIDRKKIKIVAFDCDGVMFETREANIAYYNRILSNLGRPDMTPEQSAHAHMHTVGEALSHLFPDPEEREAANDFRKELGYLPFLKYIRIEPYLKTLLKKLRPKFKTAVVTNRTDTMAHILELHGLEDLFDMVVTALDAPRPKPHPDPLLKMLGHFKARPDQAVYIGDSKVDEEAAGASHIPLVAYANPSLDAARHIESLKEMEGIVLGLAQK; encoded by the coding sequence GTGACGGATCCAAAAACCATTGACCGGAAAAAAATCAAAATCGTGGCCTTTGACTGCGACGGGGTGATGTTCGAAACCCGGGAGGCCAACATCGCCTACTACAACCGGATTCTGTCGAATCTGGGCCGGCCGGACATGACGCCGGAACAGTCCGCCCACGCCCACATGCACACGGTGGGCGAGGCCCTGTCCCATCTTTTCCCCGACCCGGAAGAGCGCGAGGCGGCGAACGATTTCCGAAAGGAGCTGGGCTACCTTCCGTTTTTGAAATACATCCGGATCGAGCCTTATTTGAAAACGCTTTTGAAAAAACTGCGGCCGAAATTCAAGACCGCGGTGGTCACCAACCGGACGGACACCATGGCCCATATCCTGGAGCTGCACGGGCTTGAGGACCTCTTCGATATGGTGGTCACCGCCCTGGACGCCCCCCGGCCCAAGCCCCATCCCGATCCGCTTTTAAAAATGCTCGGGCATTTCAAAGCGCGGCCGGATCAGGCGGTTTATATCGGGGATTCAAAGGTGGACGAAGAGGCGGCCGGGGCCTCCCATATTCCACTCGTCGCCTACGCGAACCCCTCCCTGGACGCCGCGCGCCATATCGAAAGCCTTAAAGAGATGGAGGGGATTGTCTTAGGGCTCGCTCAAAAATAA
- a CDS encoding conserved hypothetical protein (Evidence 4 : Unknown function but conserved in other organisms) — protein sequence MEVDTQGRGGIALRKTVTVTTSDPLHPTLRLYISGRVKKLFEITPGVLFLKGDPDREITASADIVPAPIPLDQGGPLKITGIEAPKGGRHIKVKLGEKKDGGWRLTVTNQKKEPGRYSDKITLLTSSALKPRVDIHVHGRLERKGATKNQGVEKKE from the coding sequence GTGGAAGTGGACACCCAGGGCCGGGGGGGAATCGCCCTTCGAAAAACCGTCACTGTGACGACCAGCGACCCCCTTCACCCGACGCTGCGGCTTTACATCTCCGGGCGGGTGAAAAAACTCTTTGAGATCACCCCGGGCGTCCTGTTTCTCAAAGGAGACCCGGACAGGGAAATCACGGCCTCGGCCGACATCGTCCCGGCCCCGATTCCTTTGGACCAGGGCGGGCCCCTGAAAATCACCGGGATCGAGGCCCCAAAAGGCGGGCGACACATCAAAGTCAAACTGGGAGAAAAAAAAGACGGGGGGTGGCGGCTGACCGTGACCAACCAAAAAAAGGAGCCCGGCCGCTATTCCGACAAAATCACCCTTCTCACTTCCAGCGCCTTGAAGCCGCGCGTGGACATTCACGTTCACGGGCGTCTGGAGCGAAAAGGAGCCACTAAAAATCAGGGGGTTGAAAAAAAAGAGTGA